The window TGCGGCCCCCAGTGGCCGGAATTTCGTAAAAAGTGATGGATAGTTGCTTGGGCTTGGCCAGATATAAAAACAAGGGTGGCTGGCCCATGGTAGTCTGCGCTGTATGATCCGGCATCAGCAAGGTCAAGGGCACGGCCAAGTCCTTTGCGCAGCCCCGCAAATTGCCAATTCGACTACCGGCCGATCGCGTTCCTGTGCTTTCGGTACGTTGGCCGGACTGCCGCCGGGGGGGACGATAGCCCGGTGCTGCTGCCGCTGGCAAAGTGGGTAAGGCGAGAGGTGTGAGGCAAGCAGCCATCAGCCCCATGACCACGAGTTGACGGGTCGTCTTACGGGGTGCTGGGCGTTGAGCGGTCATACGTCGATCTCCAAAATTTCTACAGTTGCTTGGGTTGAGTCGATGGTCTGGTAGATGTGGCGGTAAATTCCGGGGGAAATGTATTGAGATGTCAGTGCGGATGGCCTGGTGCACCACTGAATCACGCAATATTTTTTACTTTTGTACGGGCCAACTGAATTGGATGCTCAATTATAGTTCTGTTATGCGTGGATCTTATGCAGAATCTGCCTCCGGTAAATCATAGAAAACTTGGTAGACCGATACGGATTGTTCGCGCCCTTTGAGATGTACACTGCCGATCGATTCGGCTGATAAATCCTGGGCCTCAAAATCTGCCTGGGTCAGTTCATGGGTGCGATCGCTAATCAAGATGCGACAAATTCCGCCATCGATGGTTTTATCGAAGCTTTCGAGCCGGGCCGCAATATTCACGGTGTCGCCGATCGCCGTGTAGTCCATGCGCTGTTGGCTCCCGAGACTGCCTGTGACCACCGCTCCGGTACAGATGCCGACCCGCATACTGAGGGTTGGCCGTCCTTCGTTTTGCCACTTTTGGTTGAGCCGATTGAGGGCTTTGGCCATGCCGACTGCACAACTGACGGCGTTATGGGCATCGGCCTGAATTTCGGCTTCGGTGGCCCGGGCAATGGGAACCCCGAAAATCGCCATAACCGCATCACCGATGAACTTATCGACGACGGCACCATGGGCCAGCACAACTTGGGTCATTGCTTCCATATACTCGTTCAACCAATCCATCAGCACTTCCGGATCAGTGCGCTCCGCAACAGTACTGAAGTTTTTTAAGTCGGTGAATAAGACGGAGACGTTCATTTTCTGGCCTTTGAGCCGTCCCTGGCGAAACAATTGCTCCCGGTCTTTCCAAATTGCTTCCGCAATCGTGGGTGTGACATAGCGGCCAAAAATATTCATGACTGCGGCGCGATCGCGCCGTTCGAGGTTGGCAATGTAGCCGGTGAGGACGACAGCGGACGTGGCAAGGGCCATCACGGGTGGGACAAACGGAATCCACCAACCGGCGATAAAGACCAGATAGCTCCCGAGGGTTAAGCCACTGACGAGGCCAATCATCGTGCCGATCGCCCAACGGGGTGTGCGAATCCACCAAGCGGCCCCAGCCCCGATGCCAGCCCAGAGGATAATCCATAACCCTTCACGTTTATCCCCCCAGACTTGCCTTGTGCCTTTGCCGTCGATCGCGGCGGTCATGATGTGGCTGGCGGTGTTGGCGATAATTTCGACCCCGGCGGTTTTTTCCGGCGAGGTAATGCGATTTTCGCTATAGGGGGTGTAGAAAATATCGCGCAGACTCTCGGCGGTGACGCCAACTAAGACGATGCGATCACGCAGCAAATCAGAACTAACGCGTCCTTCCATCACATCCATCATTGAAACGGTGCGAAAGGATTGAGCCGGGCCGCGATAGTTGAGGAGCATTTGATAGCTACCGGCATCGGCATTGATATAGCTGCCGTCATTTGCTTCGAACGGGACAAAAGTGCCTTTGCCCAGCTTCAGATTTTCGCCGTCCGCCTCGGGTGTGATTTTATGCGGCAATTTGGCCAACTGCATCATTGCCAGGCGCAGGCCGATGCTTTCAATGTAGTCGTCGCCATTGGTCCAGTACAGGAGCCCTCGTCGCAGTTTGCCATCCCCATCGATAAACACATTATTCGATGCGGTTTGCCCCTGCTGACTGAGAACCCCGGAGGGATTGACGGCGGAACGATCGCGACTACTTTTGCGCTTTTCGATGCCGATGATATTCGGGGTGGTTTTGAAGAGCTGAATGAGTTGCTCAGAGCCGGGAGCTACGGGAAAGTCGCGGAAAATATCAAGGCCGATCGCCGTTGGTTTGCCTTGCTTGAGCTTGGTTAGTAGGGCCGCCAAGGTGGCGTCATCCATCGGGTACTGCGACAGCTTTTGCAGGTCTTGTTCATTAATCCCGACGATCAGGATGCGTTCATCAATGGTTTGTTTGGGCGAGAGCTTAACGAATTCATCGTAGGCCATCCATTCCAGTGGCTGTAGGACACCCATCGCGCGGGTGGCCAGAATTAGCCCTGCGACGGCGGGGGCCGTAATCCAGACGGCGCTGCTGGCCCAGACTTGGGTGAGCCGGGACTTGAGCCACGATCGGCGGGCATGGTGCGTGGAGTCTTGGGGACGATTCATGGGGAAAGCTCTGGGGCGTTATCTCCAGGATTCCACGCAATCCTCTTGAAAGAAACAGCTGCGGGTAAGATTTTTGGTTATTTTGATCGCCAAGCCCGAGATTTACTCGGGGGAAATAGATAGCGTAGCGTGGTAAACGCCCCTGTACCAATCAACAAGATGGTCAAAACCAACAAGTAGAGGGATGCCATAGGTGTTTTGCGTCGGTGCGCAACAGTGGTGCAACTCTAATCTAGCGGTGCTGTTTGACGAACTTATGTCTGGGTTGTCACAAAGTTGTGTGATGTGATCGGGAGTGCCGCGATTGATTGCTGTCGATCGCGGCACTCAGAGGCTAGGGAATCTGGATTGTGATCTGTGTGCCTTGCCCAACGGCACTGCGCAAATTGTACCGACCCCCGATCGCGTTTGTCCGTTCTTGCATGCCTTGCAAGCCAAAGCCGCTGCGATTTTGCTGCTGATCAAATCCGCGTCCGTCATCTTTAATCTTGAGGATAGTTTGTGGGGCGGCATGTTCTAACCGAATGCTGACGGCCGTGGCCTGGGCATATTTGGCAATGTTCGTCAGGGCTTCTTGAATTATCCGGTAGAGGGCCATAGCTTCATCATCCTTGATCTGTGCGAGGCCGTGGAATTGGGTGGTCGGCTGGATGCCCGTCGAGCGTGTGAAATCTTCCAGCAAATGGACGATAGCGGCTTGGAGGGACTTACCTTGGAGCGGTTTGGTGCGGAGTGTGCTCACCGATTGCCGCACTTCTTGCAATGCAGTTGAACCCAGTTGTTTGGCTTCGACGAGCAGATCTTTCGCTTCATCGGGATCAATTGTGAATAGTCGCAGTGCCGCCTCAACGTGGAGATTAAACGCGGTGAGGGAATGGCCGAGAGAATCATGGATCTCGCGGGCAATCCGGTTACGTTCTTGCAGGGTAGCGACATCTTCTACCCGCAGCGCATAGCGCCGCAGTTGGTCGTTAGCTTGTTGCAACTGCTCCCGACTTTGGCGTTCAGATAGGACTGCATCCACCATTAACTGTAAGAATACGAGCACTAATCCTAATAGCATTGTGCTGCTGATTGCGCCGATAATCATCCGGTCTTCCCGGCGGCGGTCGCGTTCTCGACGGGGTGGTGGCGGATTACGCAGGTTGGGATCGATGCGGCGGGCGATGCGACGTTCAATCCGGCGCTCGATGCGTTGGGCGTGACGAGTTTGAAAGGTTTGGAAGCGATCGACTTGGGCACATAGGGCGAGAAGAAAGGCGGCGATCGTGATGAAAATCCGGGCCGGATTTTGGAACATCAGTGAGGTGCGGACAATCAGCACGACACAGAGCAGTGGGATGAACCGGATTTTGGCGGCGAATGTGGCGAGCAGTAGGATGGTAAAGGAAGCTACGAGGTGGGCTCCCTTGAGTTTGGGTTCATGATTCGGCAGGTATAGACCGAGTAGGGCAAAGCTGATAATCAGCAGACCTGAGAGCCAGAATGACGATCTTTCGGGGCCGAATTGCCATTGGGGCAGTTCTAAAAGAAACGCGATAATGAGCAAGACCCATTCAAATTGCAGAAGAAATTTGATGGGATGATTTTTTGGTGTGATCATGGCGCGGCCCCAAGTGTGAAACCATTGTAGTGCCTGGGTTTATGGTTTGACTGTGGGACTTTTGTCCTGTTTTTGGTTGGGCTGCGGGGTTGTGCGGGCTGAATTTTGGGTGCGTTAGGCGCGAATGCCGAAATAGGTGAGGACTAAATCTTGATCGCCATCGTTGCTGACTTCGTGAACTTCGTTGGGCGCGATCGCGATGCAGTTGCCGACGGCTAAACGATAATTTTCACCGTTAATGCAAATGTTGCCCGAACCAGCGGTAACGAAAAAAACTTCGCTCATGTCCTTGTGCGCATGGGCTGCGGCGACTTGTCCCGGGGCAAAGCGCGATTGGGCAAAGTTGGTCAGATTCGGCAGATCCCCGTTACGCAGCATGACTTGCTTTTTGATCGCAGCGTTGTGGGAAACTGATTCGATCGGGAGTTCGGATAGGGATGCAAATTTCATATATTAAAGCTTTTGATCTAGAGTGCAGCTAATTCCGCCGGTTCTAACACCTTGAATTTGGGTTTCTGGGTGAATTCGTTTTCAACGGCGACGCGATAGGTGTTTCGTCCTTGCTCTTTGGCGCGGTAGACGGCCCGATCGGCGGCGGTGAGCAAATCGGCAAAGGTGGCCCCAAAGCTGGGAATGCAGGTGGCAATGCCGAAACTCAGGGTGATCTGTTCGGCGACGAGCGACCCTGGATGCTTGAGCTGCTGCTGGCGAATCACCTGTTGCATACGCTCGACGATCATCACGGCACCGGCGAGGTCGGTATTGGGTAAAAGCAGGGCGAAGACTTCACCGTCGTAGCGGGAGACAATATCGGGCGATCGTTGGGTGGCTTCGGCCATGGCAAATCCGATTTGCTGCAGGCATTTATCGCCCGCGCTATAGCCAAAATGTTCGTTGTATTCCTTGAAGTAGTCGATGTCGCCGAGCACGACGGCTAAGGACTGTTTGTCCCGGCGGAGGCGTTGCCATTCCTGGGAGAGCAGTTGGTCGAATTGGCGGCGATTCGCGAGTTGGGTGAGTGGGTCGAGGTAGGCCAGGCGTTCGAGTTCGCGGGTGGCTTGCATGATTTCGTTATGCAGGCGCTGTTTCTCGTAGGCGCTTGCTTCGACTTGGCGTTGGCTTTGTTCGAGGGCGATTGCAGTTGTGGTATTGGTTTGCTGGAGGCTGACGACAGTTTGCCATAGGTCGATCGGGTTCAGCAGCTGAATCATCTGATGTAGATTCGCGATACCCGCTAGTTCACCCTGTTCATTCACCACGACGAGATTTTTGAGGAAGTAGCGTTGAAGGGTTTGGTAGGCGGTCCAGAGGTCATCGTCGGGGCGGACCATCTTGGGCGGTGCGCTCATGATTACTGCCGCCATTGTGCTGTGGAAGTCGTACCCTAGCATTTGGGCTTGGACTAAATCTCCCAGGGTGAGGACGCCGATCGGTGCTGAGGTATCGGGCGCGACGACGACGCTGTAGCGCTGATGCTGGTAGCTCATGCTTTTGGCGACCTGTTGTAAGGTCTGATCCGGGGTGACTTGCAGGACTTGTGGGGTGAGCACTTCCCGCACTTGTTTTAGCTTTAGTCGGGCGATCGGTTGACCTTGCTGGTGGGCGGCCTCGCGGGTGATCATCTGCCGAATGTATTGATCAACGCTGATCACGGGCAGATACTTTACGGGGAATCGTTCAAAGACTTCGAGGACTTTAATTGGGTCGGCGGCCTCGGCTTCGGAGAGACTAGCGACGCTGGGAATCATCACTTGGGCGAGGGGCAATTTGTCTAAATCATGACCGTCGGCACAAACGCGAATTACGTCGGTTTCGGTGAAGCTGCCGAGGAGCTGTCCTTGTTCCATGACGAAGACGCAGCTAACTTGGGCCTGACTCATGGCTTTGAGCACGTCTGCCACCATCACGCGATCGCCAAAGACAAGGAAGTCTAGGGGCGATGTGGGTTCGTAGGTTTGGAATCGATCGGCTTGCCGTTGGAACATACGGGGTAAAAGCGAGATGCCAATGGGATGGCGGTGAATGCATCTCTCTTAAAGATACCGACTTTCCTGGATCTTGCTCACAAATTCACAGGATTTAGCTAGATTTTGGGGCGGGTGAGATCAGATGGTGGAGATTGTGATGGTAGATCGTGCGAGGCCAATAGTTGGAGGTAATCTACATGTCATAATCGAAAGTTATGCATAAAATATCGGTGTTATCCTAGAAATGGGTGAAAATTCCGTTTGTCTCGCTATATTTGCGTGTATGGGCAGAGATTTGCCACCTACATAATTGTTGTGTAGCGTAAGGATGAATATGTTGTGGCTGCCCGAGACTCAATCAAAGGGTACCTTTATCAGACTCTTGTTGCTCTCTTGCAAATGTTTGATGACGATGACTGGACGCACGTGGTGATTGAGCCACGCGAGTTAGACGAGAAAGTCGACATTTACTGGAGAGGTGCGACTAGCCGTGCGGTGCAAGTCAAATCTTCAAAGAACCGCGTCAATAAAAACGATGCGATAGCCTATATCCGTGAACTGAAGCATCATCACCCTACTGCTGATGAATATGAACTGGTTCTTTGTGCACATGTGGTTGCCGCGCTCAAGAATGGTGATTTTCTTCATGGTGCAAAGATCACCATAAACAACTCGCAGCCACTTGATCTGATTCAACAAGCCGCGCAACGCTTGGATACCTTCCTTTACCGGCAGTCGATTTCGCAGACCCCACCGCTGATTAGAGAACTGCTCGTCCGCGCACTTACTTCTCGGCTGCTAGAGTTCTCTACAGACGGTTCGCCTTTGCTACGTGCTGACTTTGAGGAGCTCATCAAAACATGGCTCCTCACCGCCTACCCAGAAGCCGCCAGAAATCTACGCTTTTCGATGTGTGAGATTTCGCATGGCCCCTGTGAAATGCAACTTACGAAGTTGAAAGATGCGAATTCCGGTCAACCTAACACACATGAAGAATTAGTGTTTGTCTCTGATCTGTACTTTGTTAATGCATCGCTCGAGCCTTCGATAATTCAGTTTGTTGTCTTCAGTGTCACTGTGGGCGGCGATCGGCATTTCTGCATTCCAAAATTCTTCTTTGACCCTGGGAAAGTTAATAAAGATCGCGTACCATCGGAACTAGCCGAATATGAGAAAGGATTGGAGGTGATCCAACCAATTTGCGTTGTGCCGAAAGGTGTTGAGAGGCGTAGGCTTGTTGCCTTTTCACTACGATCCGAGCTAACGAGTGAATTTCTTTCAAGCAATGTTGATTCTGAGTTTGTAATGGAAGTATTTGTCAAATATCACCATCTTGATTCCTATATCCTTGCTCATTCATTCCATCCAAACATCCTTTTTGATGAGCTGTTCGAGAGGAAACGTTCCATTGCATACCTAGTTGCAGACATTGAAATGGATTTAGACGCTCTAAACCAAGAAATTGTGCGACCAGATTGATGTTTGAATTTCTATACGAAATAATAAGGCGTTGCACTGGAGCGGTGGTCGGCGCGCTTTCTGTTTTGTTAAGTGGTTTGCCACCGCTGTCCGGTGTCCGGGGCGTTTGATGGCTAGAGCAATCGCCCAAAATTTGACTCAGCGGTTTGCGCAATACCGATTCTGACTTGATTTGAAGGAGCACAATATGCGAAAGCCAACGTATTATGTGGCTTGCAGCGTCGATGGCTTTATTGCCCATACCAATGATGCGCATGATGGCTTTTCCCAGGAAAGTGAATATTTTGCCGAGCTATTTGATGCATTTCCTGAAACTGTTCCATGACATCTGTGCGATGTCATGGGTATCCAAGCTGGGAACCAGTGCTTTGACGCCGTGCTGATGGGCCGTAAGACTTACGCGATCGGTCTACAGGATGGCATTTACAAGTCCTTATTCCCATATGCAGCAGTATGTCTTTTCCCGCAGTATGGCCGTTAGTCCCGACGACAAGGTTGAACTCGTTTCCGATAATGCGATCGAATTTGTTTCCAGTCTTAAGCAGACAACCGGTAAAGGCATTTGGCTTTGTGGTGGCGCGAATTTAGCCAGCGCGCTGTTTGCTGCTCAATTGATGGATCAACTAATTTTGAAGGTCAACCCATTTTTGATGGGTTCTAGTATTCCACTGTTTGCTGACGTGATGCCACAAACTGCATTAGCGCTAACCAACCGTAAGATCTATGACAATGGCGTTGTACAGTTGCACTATGAAGTGAATTGAACGTCTATCATGCACAAAGCACAGCCTAAAACCCAATCCTGAGGCATCATAATATGCCAACTCATAATATCGATTCGATCCAAGCCTGCTTCGCCAGTCGCTTAACCACGCTGGAGCATTTGATGAAAACAGCGCAGACGCATTTCGCCGATCGTGATGCGTTCCTCCAGGAGAGGATTGTGGCTGACATGCTGCCCTTCGGGACACAAATTGCCTTCACCTGCAATCAACCCCGTAACTTTGCACTGTGGTGTGCCGACCAACCAGCCGATAATCTCAATCCAGACGTCACCTCCCTCACCCAGGCATACAAGTACATCGCCAATACCCAGGAGCTGCTGGCAGGCATTCACGCTGAAGACGCAAAGCTCACGGAAGTGAAGCGCATCGACTTAGGTCAGAACCTGTACGCCGAGCTGTCGGGTAGTGCTTATGTGGATGAGTTTCTCCTGCCCAATTTCTATTTCCATCTGGTCACGGCGTACAACATTCTGCGTATGGTCGGTGTCCCAATTGGCAAACGAGATTATATGCTGCACTTGTTGCCCTTGGTGCAGCAACACTGAAGCCTCACGCGCTAAATGTACCAAACCTTCAAGCGTCAAAAGCGTTAAGGTTGAGATGACTGCAACCGCTGATTACCCCGCGTTAGGTAAGAAATGACCATGTGGAATCAACGCTATTCTAGTGACGAATTTGTTTACGGTACTGAACCGAATTCATTTCTGGCGCAACATGCTGAACTTTTGACCGGCCCCGTGCTCAGCCTGGCGGAAGGGGAAGGCCGAAATGCGGTCTGTTTGGCTTCACTTGGCTTGGATGTGCTGGGTGTCGATGGTTCAGCAGTCGGTCTGGCAAAAGCGCAGCAGTTGGCTGCATCAAGGAATTTAACCATCCGCACTGAAGTTGTGGATCTCGCCACTTATATACCGCCGGAGGATACCTTTGGCTCAGTGGTCTCGATCTGGGCGCATCTGCCTAGCATGGTGCGCCAGCGATTGCATGGTTTGGTGGAGCGTAGCCTCAAGCCTGGCGGCATGATTCTATTGGAAGCCTACTCAAAAGCTCAGCTCACCCGCAATACTGGTGGTCCCAAGGATGTGGATATGTTAGTGTCCGCGATCGAGATTGAGCAGGCGTTTCCGAATTATGACATTATCCTTTCTCAAGAAATTGAACGCGACGTGAGCGAAGGCAAATTCCATACAGGTTTGGCGTCCGTTGTGCAATTCATTGCCCGCAAGCCGGCGTAACGAAATGCCCCGATATTGAGAAATACCATGCTGAATTATGCCACGCTCGATGCAATCGCCGATGCTTATATTCCGCTGCTGGCAGTGCTGGTGATCGTGCTGATTGCACGGGCTGGATTGATGCGTCGCGGCCCCTTGCGCTGGCTCTATGTCTCTGTTCTAATCTGCGGGTTGATAGTTGCCTATAGCCTCGGGTATATCGATGCAACAGTTGGCCTATGGTCGTCTTTCAGCCTTGATTACAGTACACATACTGCCGTTGCGTTAGTGTTGGTAATCTTGCTGAATATTGTCGTGAAACGCTATTGGCCTATTTGTTCCATTTCGTTATTCTGCTATTTCGGGTTGATGCTTTATCAGAGCTATCATAGTGTTGCTGATATTGTTACTACAGTAATTGCTGTCAGCTTTTTGTTTTTGCCGACGGTGATCTGGTTGTATCACGTTTTTGGTGTTGCGACGAGCGATGATGCCCGGTTCAATCGGCACGATCGCCCTTAAATTCGATCGCGGATGTTGTATCACGGTCAATCGTGCCTGAATGATCGGTCCATCGGCTTGCTAAACCACGCCCTCAGAGAGTTTGCGGGCTCGTTGCTGTCCCAATAATCGTCGGAATCGA of the Romeriopsis navalis LEGE 11480 genome contains:
- a CDS encoding CHASE2 domain-containing protein, which produces MNRPQDSTHHARRSWLKSRLTQVWASSAVWITAPAVAGLILATRAMGVLQPLEWMAYDEFVKLSPKQTIDERILIVGINEQDLQKLSQYPMDDATLAALLTKLKQGKPTAIGLDIFRDFPVAPGSEQLIQLFKTTPNIIGIEKRKSSRDRSAVNPSGVLSQQGQTASNNVFIDGDGKLRRGLLYWTNGDDYIESIGLRLAMMQLAKLPHKITPEADGENLKLGKGTFVPFEANDGSYINADAGSYQMLLNYRGPAQSFRTVSMMDVMEGRVSSDLLRDRIVLVGVTAESLRDIFYTPYSENRITSPEKTAGVEIIANTASHIMTAAIDGKGTRQVWGDKREGLWIILWAGIGAGAAWWIRTPRWAIGTMIGLVSGLTLGSYLVFIAGWWIPFVPPVMALATSAVVLTGYIANLERRDRAAVMNIFGRYVTPTIAEAIWKDREQLFRQGRLKGQKMNVSVLFTDLKNFSTVAERTDPEVLMDWLNEYMEAMTQVVLAHGAVVDKFIGDAVMAIFGVPIARATEAEIQADAHNAVSCAVGMAKALNRLNQKWQNEGRPTLSMRVGICTGAVVTGSLGSQQRMDYTAIGDTVNIAARLESFDKTIDGGICRILISDRTHELTQADFEAQDLSAESIGSVHLKGREQSVSVYQVFYDLPEADSA
- a CDS encoding sensor histidine kinase; protein product: MITPKNHPIKFLLQFEWVLLIIAFLLELPQWQFGPERSSFWLSGLLIISFALLGLYLPNHEPKLKGAHLVASFTILLLATFAAKIRFIPLLCVVLIVRTSLMFQNPARIFITIAAFLLALCAQVDRFQTFQTRHAQRIERRIERRIARRIDPNLRNPPPPRRERDRRREDRMIIGAISSTMLLGLVLVFLQLMVDAVLSERQSREQLQQANDQLRRYALRVEDVATLQERNRIAREIHDSLGHSLTAFNLHVEAALRLFTIDPDEAKDLLVEAKQLGSTALQEVRQSVSTLRTKPLQGKSLQAAIVHLLEDFTRSTGIQPTTQFHGLAQIKDDEAMALYRIIQEALTNIAKYAQATAVSIRLEHAAPQTILKIKDDGRGFDQQQNRSGFGLQGMQERTNAIGGRYNLRSAVGQGTQITIQIP
- a CDS encoding cupin domain-containing protein; protein product: MKFASLSELPIESVSHNAAIKKQVMLRNGDLPNLTNFAQSRFAPGQVAAAHAHKDMSEVFFVTAGSGNICINGENYRLAVGNCIAIAPNEVHEVSNDGDQDLVLTYFGIRA
- a CDS encoding GGDEF domain-containing protein yields the protein MFQRQADRFQTYEPTSPLDFLVFGDRVMVADVLKAMSQAQVSCVFVMEQGQLLGSFTETDVIRVCADGHDLDKLPLAQVMIPSVASLSEAEAADPIKVLEVFERFPVKYLPVISVDQYIRQMITREAAHQQGQPIARLKLKQVREVLTPQVLQVTPDQTLQQVAKSMSYQHQRYSVVVAPDTSAPIGVLTLGDLVQAQMLGYDFHSTMAAVIMSAPPKMVRPDDDLWTAYQTLQRYFLKNLVVVNEQGELAGIANLHQMIQLLNPIDLWQTVVSLQQTNTTTAIALEQSQRQVEASAYEKQRLHNEIMQATRELERLAYLDPLTQLANRRQFDQLLSQEWQRLRRDKQSLAVVLGDIDYFKEYNEHFGYSAGDKCLQQIGFAMAEATQRSPDIVSRYDGEVFALLLPNTDLAGAVMIVERMQQVIRQQQLKHPGSLVAEQITLSFGIATCIPSFGATFADLLTAADRAVYRAKEQGRNTYRVAVENEFTQKPKFKVLEPAELAAL
- a CDS encoding dihydrofolate reductase family protein, producing MAFTSPYSHMQQYVFSRSMAVSPDDKVELVSDNAIEFVSSLKQTTGKGIWLCGGANLASALFAAQLMDQLILKVNPFLMGSSIPLFADVMPQTALALTNRKIYDNGVVQLHYEVN
- a CDS encoding DUF1993 domain-containing protein — its product is MPTHNIDSIQACFASRLTTLEHLMKTAQTHFADRDAFLQERIVADMLPFGTQIAFTCNQPRNFALWCADQPADNLNPDVTSLTQAYKYIANTQELLAGIHAEDAKLTEVKRIDLGQNLYAELSGSAYVDEFLLPNFYFHLVTAYNILRMVGVPIGKRDYMLHLLPLVQQH
- a CDS encoding SAM-dependent methyltransferase yields the protein MTMWNQRYSSDEFVYGTEPNSFLAQHAELLTGPVLSLAEGEGRNAVCLASLGLDVLGVDGSAVGLAKAQQLAASRNLTIRTEVVDLATYIPPEDTFGSVVSIWAHLPSMVRQRLHGLVERSLKPGGMILLEAYSKAQLTRNTGGPKDVDMLVSAIEIEQAFPNYDIILSQEIERDVSEGKFHTGLASVVQFIARKPA